A window from Actimicrobium sp. CCC2.4 encodes these proteins:
- the alr gene encoding alanine racemase produces MPRPLVSIIDISALQHNLAEARRRMPAAITWAVVKANAYGHGLERGMRAFGAADGLALVEPEAAVALRELGWCKPILLLEGCFDLIDFRLAAQHRLELTIHCPQQIGWLEQTRFDAPVNVHLKMNSGMNRLGFMPQDFAAAYQRLRSNPRVGKIALMTHFANADAADTPAMTLVEQVRRFQLGSAGIDAPWNISNSAATLLHADMRSHEVRPGIMLYGGTPGTHTSTPAGAFGLRSAMTLQSELIAVQQIHPGDAVGYGSRFIAETPMTIGVVACGYADGYPRHAPSGTPVLVDGVRTRLVGNVSMDMLTVDLTPIPTAHHGSCVTLWGDGLPIDEVAQAAGTIGYELMCAIAPRVRVTER; encoded by the coding sequence ATGCCTAGACCACTCGTTTCCATTATTGATATTTCTGCGTTGCAGCATAATCTGGCGGAAGCGCGCCGGCGCATGCCCGCAGCGATCACCTGGGCAGTCGTCAAGGCGAATGCTTACGGCCACGGGTTGGAGCGCGGCATGCGTGCTTTCGGCGCGGCGGACGGCCTGGCGCTGGTGGAGCCCGAGGCCGCCGTCGCGTTGCGCGAGCTCGGCTGGTGTAAGCCCATCCTGCTACTGGAAGGCTGTTTTGATCTGATCGATTTCCGGTTGGCAGCGCAACATCGGCTTGAACTGACGATCCATTGTCCGCAGCAAATCGGCTGGCTGGAGCAAACCCGTTTCGATGCGCCCGTGAACGTCCACCTGAAAATGAACAGCGGCATGAATCGGCTTGGGTTTATGCCGCAGGATTTTGCTGCGGCTTACCAGCGCCTGCGATCGAATCCCCGGGTGGGCAAGATTGCGCTGATGACGCACTTTGCCAATGCCGATGCAGCAGACACACCGGCCATGACCCTCGTCGAACAGGTCCGCCGATTCCAGCTCGGCAGCGCCGGAATCGATGCGCCATGGAATATTTCGAATTCTGCAGCGACATTGCTGCACGCCGACATGCGCAGCCACGAAGTTCGCCCCGGCATCATGCTGTACGGTGGCACACCCGGTACGCACACCTCGACACCGGCCGGTGCTTTCGGCTTGCGTTCTGCGATGACGTTGCAAAGCGAACTGATCGCCGTCCAGCAAATTCATCCAGGTGATGCGGTTGGCTACGGTAGCCGGTTCATCGCAGAAACACCGATGACCATTGGCGTGGTGGCTTGCGGTTATGCCGATGGCTATCCGCGGCATGCACCGAGCGGCACGCCGGTGCTGGTCGATGGTGTGCGTACCCGACTGGTCGGCAATGTGTCGATGGACATGCTGACCGTCGACCTCACGCCTATCCCGACGGCTCACCACGGCAGTTGCGTCACGCTCTGGGGAGACGGCTTGCCGATTGACGAGGTGGCGCAAGCGGCCGGTACCATTGGTTACGAATTGATGTGCGCCATCGCGCCACGCGTGCGCGTCACCGAGCGCTAA
- the lplT gene encoding lysophospholipid transporter LplT, translating into MNRGFYTIMAAQFFSSLADNALLIAAIALLTEMHSPQWMTPLLKLFFALSYILLAAFVGAFADALPKGRVMFVTNLVKVFGCSLMFFKVHPLLAYAVVGLGAAAYSPAKYGILTELLPAEKLVAANGWIEGLTIASIIFGTVLGGSLVNPSIAATLLEFDMPLIDTGINTPIEAALSVIVLSYLLAAVFNLKIPDTGARYAHQERNPFRLIGDFAQCYRLLWKDKLGQISLGVTTLFWGAGATLQFIVLKWAEKSLHIPLDQAAILQGVVAVGVAFGAVAAARFVPLKKSLSVMPLGVVMGLVVVSMTMVTTVWIAYPLLILIGALSGFFVVPMNALLQHRGHVLMSAGHSIAVQNFNENLSVLGMLVLYAIMIKMNLNVNIVILMFGLFVAGMMLVVMRKHKRNQQEFDSLALIGEHKH; encoded by the coding sequence ATGAATCGCGGTTTTTACACCATCATGGCAGCGCAGTTTTTCTCCTCGCTGGCCGACAACGCGTTACTGATAGCCGCGATAGCACTCCTGACGGAAATGCACTCCCCGCAATGGATGACACCATTGCTGAAACTGTTTTTTGCGCTCTCCTACATCCTGCTGGCGGCCTTCGTCGGCGCCTTCGCCGACGCGTTACCCAAAGGACGCGTCATGTTCGTCACGAACCTGGTCAAAGTCTTCGGCTGCAGCCTGATGTTTTTCAAGGTGCATCCGCTGCTGGCGTATGCCGTCGTTGGCCTCGGGGCGGCCGCCTATTCTCCGGCCAAATACGGCATCCTGACCGAGTTGCTGCCGGCAGAAAAACTGGTCGCCGCCAACGGCTGGATCGAAGGGCTAACGATTGCCTCAATCATTTTCGGCACAGTGCTGGGCGGATCGCTGGTCAATCCGTCGATTGCCGCCACGCTGCTGGAATTCGACATGCCGCTCATCGATACGGGCATCAACACACCCATCGAGGCGGCGCTCTCGGTCATCGTTCTGTCCTACCTGCTGGCGGCGGTATTCAACCTGAAAATCCCCGATACCGGCGCACGCTACGCCCATCAGGAACGTAACCCCTTCCGTTTGATCGGCGATTTTGCACAGTGCTACCGCTTGCTCTGGAAAGACAAATTGGGCCAGATCTCGCTAGGCGTGACGACCTTGTTCTGGGGAGCCGGTGCGACGCTGCAATTCATTGTTCTGAAATGGGCCGAGAAATCGCTGCATATTCCGCTCGACCAGGCTGCCATCCTGCAAGGTGTGGTAGCCGTGGGCGTCGCTTTCGGCGCTGTCGCGGCCGCGCGTTTTGTCCCGCTGAAAAAGTCGCTGTCAGTCATGCCGCTGGGCGTGGTGATGGGACTGGTGGTGGTGTCGATGACCATGGTGACGACAGTCTGGATTGCCTACCCGCTGCTGATCCTGATCGGTGCATTGTCCGGGTTTTTCGTGGTGCCGATGAACGCTCTGCTGCAACATCGCGGCCATGTGCTAATGAGCGCCGGCCACTCTATCGCCGTCCAGAATTTCAACGAGAACCTGTCGGTCCTGGGCATGCTGGTCCTGTATGCCATCATGATCAAGATGAACCTGAACGTGAACATCGTCATCCTGATGTTTGGCTTGTTTGTCGCCGGCATGATGCTGGTCGTGATGCGCAAGCACAAGCGCAACCAGCAGGAATTCGACTCACTCGCGCTGATCGGCGAGCACAAGCATTGA
- the radA gene encoding DNA repair protein RadA, which produces MAKAKTNFTCSECGGISNKWTGQCPSCGQWNALVETQIESAGINRLSQQAAPVSLAQTAPVLSLADIEAVEVPRFGTGIEEFDRVLGGGLVPGGVVLIGGDPGIGKSTLLLQALANLSRSKKVLYVSGEESGAQIALRAKRLAVDAKDLQLQAEIQLEKILYTLAEHKPDVAVIDSIQTVYSDALSSAPGSVAQVRECAAQLTRTAKQTGVTIIMVGHVTKEGALAGPRVLEHIVDTVLYFEGDTHSSFRLVRAVKNRFGAVNELGVFAMTEKGLKGVSNPSALFLSQHDNQVPGSCVMVTQEGTRPLLVEIQALVDTSHAPNARRLSVGLDQNRLAMLLAVLHRHAGVAAFDQDVFINAVGGVKITEPAADLAVMLAIQSSLRNKPLPRGLVVFGEVGLAGEIRPAPRGQERLREAAKLGFSIAMIPKANAPKGKVEGLTIIAVERIDEALEKIRDAAL; this is translated from the coding sequence ATGGCAAAAGCAAAAACCAATTTCACCTGCAGCGAATGCGGTGGCATCAGCAACAAGTGGACGGGCCAGTGTCCGTCCTGCGGGCAATGGAATGCGCTCGTTGAAACCCAGATCGAAAGCGCCGGCATCAACCGCTTGTCGCAGCAGGCCGCGCCCGTGAGCCTGGCGCAGACTGCCCCGGTGCTGTCGCTGGCCGATATCGAGGCTGTCGAGGTGCCACGCTTTGGCACCGGTATCGAAGAATTCGATCGTGTGCTTGGCGGCGGCCTGGTGCCGGGCGGTGTGGTGCTGATCGGAGGCGATCCGGGCATCGGCAAATCGACGCTGTTATTGCAGGCGCTGGCCAATCTCTCGCGCAGCAAGAAGGTGCTGTATGTCAGTGGCGAGGAATCGGGTGCACAGATTGCGTTGCGCGCCAAGCGACTGGCGGTTGACGCCAAAGACCTGCAGTTGCAGGCCGAAATCCAGCTCGAAAAAATCCTGTACACGCTGGCCGAACACAAGCCCGACGTCGCCGTGATCGATTCGATTCAAACGGTGTATTCGGATGCACTCAGTTCGGCACCGGGGTCGGTGGCGCAGGTGCGTGAATGTGCGGCGCAACTCACGCGTACTGCCAAGCAGACCGGCGTGACCATCATCATGGTCGGGCATGTCACCAAGGAGGGTGCACTGGCAGGGCCGCGTGTACTGGAGCACATCGTGGATACGGTGCTGTATTTCGAGGGCGATACCCACTCCAGTTTCCGGCTGGTCCGCGCGGTTAAAAATCGTTTCGGCGCGGTCAATGAACTGGGCGTGTTTGCGATGACCGAGAAGGGCTTGAAGGGTGTGTCCAACCCCTCGGCCCTGTTCTTGTCGCAGCACGATAACCAGGTTCCGGGCTCTTGCGTGATGGTGACGCAAGAGGGAACGCGGCCCTTGCTGGTCGAGATACAGGCGCTGGTCGATACTTCGCATGCGCCGAATGCCCGGCGTCTGTCGGTGGGACTTGATCAAAACCGGCTGGCGATGTTACTCGCCGTGCTGCATCGACATGCCGGCGTGGCAGCCTTCGATCAGGATGTCTTCATCAACGCCGTCGGTGGCGTCAAGATCACCGAACCGGCGGCTGACCTGGCCGTGATGCTGGCGATCCAGTCCTCATTGCGCAACAAGCCCTTGCCACGCGGTCTGGTGGTATTTGGCGAGGTCGGTCTGGCCGGTGAAATCCGTCCGGCGCCGCGCGGACAGGAGCGCTTGCGCGAAGCCGCCAAGCTGGGATTTTCAATCGCGATGATCCCGAAGGCGAATGCGCCGAAAGGCAAGGTCGAAGGCTTGACCATCATCGCCGTCGAGCGCATTGACGAGGCGCTGGAAAAAATTCGCGATGCTGCCCTTTGA
- a CDS encoding DUF1853 family protein, which produces MRVTANLQSDRFQAVFHARWSGLHDPHVRALAWLLDAPDLLDPAAAQWHGKIATLTVADDLAPWLAALDRAPDELHAYLALRPYERLGRYAEKLLAFYFARQGVLVAHGVQVQAGKNQTIGEFDYLLRHAGQLEHWEFATKLYLLEGSADGDYFVGPNLADTLGTKMRKILERQLALGRHPDAQVHLPAPIDRACALIKGWLFYHGNDQPAQALGVRPDHCRGFWCAQAEAGQLAADGFMVLPRLSWLAPLQVGLDQPLNKAEMISALAAHFAQNPMPVLVSLLHAANGFAQEFSRGFIVPDDWRERAGQRAQRAFIASHRDD; this is translated from the coding sequence ATGCGAGTGACGGCAAACTTGCAGTCTGACCGGTTCCAGGCAGTCTTCCATGCGCGCTGGTCGGGCTTGCACGACCCGCACGTGCGGGCGCTGGCCTGGTTGCTCGATGCACCCGACTTGCTTGACCCGGCCGCCGCGCAATGGCATGGCAAGATCGCCACGCTGACAGTGGCGGACGATCTCGCGCCATGGTTGGCCGCGCTCGATCGCGCACCCGACGAGTTACATGCGTACCTGGCGTTGCGGCCTTACGAACGACTCGGTCGCTATGCCGAAAAGCTGCTGGCGTTTTACTTTGCCCGGCAAGGCGTGCTGGTCGCGCATGGCGTGCAGGTGCAGGCCGGAAAAAATCAGACCATCGGCGAGTTCGACTATCTGCTGCGCCATGCCGGACAGCTTGAGCATTGGGAATTTGCGACCAAGCTGTATTTGCTTGAAGGCAGTGCTGACGGCGATTATTTTGTCGGACCCAACCTGGCCGATACGCTGGGAACCAAGATGCGCAAGATCCTCGAGCGCCAGCTCGCGCTTGGCCGGCATCCGGACGCCCAGGTGCATTTGCCGGCACCGATAGACCGCGCCTGTGCACTGATCAAAGGTTGGCTGTTTTATCACGGTAACGACCAGCCCGCGCAGGCGCTCGGGGTGCGTCCGGATCACTGTCGCGGTTTCTGGTGCGCACAGGCCGAGGCAGGCCAATTGGCTGCTGATGGTTTTATGGTGCTGCCGAGGTTGTCCTGGCTGGCACCGCTGCAGGTCGGCTTGGATCAGCCGTTGAACAAGGCAGAGATGATCAGCGCGCTGGCGGCGCATTTTGCGCAGAATCCGATGCCGGTCCTGGTGTCGTTATTGCACGCGGCCAACGGCTTTGCTCAGGAATTTTCCCGCGGATTCATCGTGCCGGATGACTGGCGCGAGCGTGCAGGTCAACGCGCCCAGCGCGCTTTCATTGCCAGCCATCGCGATGATTGA